One Glycine max cultivar Williams 82 chromosome 8, Glycine_max_v4.0, whole genome shotgun sequence genomic window, TTTGTTTTGCACTTAAATAATATCATTGTAGAGATGGATTGCAATTAAATCAATCGTTGATGGAGTCCACAACAAGAACTTTTCGAATAATGAAGTTGGAGATACTCTTAGATGTTGCACTCATATTCAAAATACCCTAGTCAACTATAATACACAGTTAGTTCGTAGACTAGCTAATCTTGTTGCTCATTGCTTAGCATGGGCATCTAGATCTTTTGCTAGTCCACATGTGTTTTTTTAAGTCCGGATTGTATTGATTCtcttattttatatgaaataacATAAGTttgtttcctttaaaaaaataaaggataatAGGGTGAGTAAGGAATAAttcactaattataaaaaaaaaaatgcaaggaacaaaactaTTGTTTgcaatagatgaaaaaaaaaatcaacaaaaattgAGGTACCTTATAATCATGTTTTACCTGattcaaacaaaatgaaaagataGTATTCTGAATCGAGGCATGAATAAATATACCTGCAAGTTTTGCCATAATCCTCATAGAGGCAAATCTTGTtgttcataggcatcatattaAAGATGAACTGGTCGTATTTCGAAAGCGAGTCAACCACAGTCTTGATGGTATTGTTAGGTGGCACATAAATGTACTCATCAACATCAAAAAAGAACATCCACTTGGCCATGAACTTGTATCTATGCAGACAATCATTCACCACCATGAACTGGTTATGAAGATACCCATCAAACCTTTCTTGGTCCCTAATATCTTGCAAGGTCACAAACCCTAGTTCCATCCATGGCTTCAGCACCTCTAGCACCTCCTCATGCACCCCACCAGCATCATAAATCACAAAATGTGACCTTGGGCCAAACAACCACACATGGTAAGTGATCCACTCCCTTACCCTTTGAGGGCTCAAGTCCCCATACAGAGGAGAGCCACAATAGAAATAGTCATACTTAGGCTCTGATACAAAGAGTGAAACATCTAAAGTATTTGGTGCTTCTTGGAGAACCTCTATCCTATCAGTGAGATTGAAGTTGGTGTCACCAGCTCCTGAGGTGGAGGCATAGAGCACCAACTTGCCACCGTTGTTGTCACCTatcatgcatatatataatatgagtaTTAAATACACTATGTATTTGATATCTGATACAACAATACAATTACTCTATGTATTGTGTTCTTTATTGATAGTGATACATAATTCTCTTAGACTTTAATGCTTTCAAATCACTTATAATAAGTTAATGATTATTAACAAggataaaattattacattagtaaattttttttaaaaaaaaacactcaataaacttacttatttttattggtCTATATAATTCTATTACCGGTAtcttatattaattaagaattaacggATGATAAGATATTGTACAAAAAgaagagtttttattttttattttcatcaaaaatgattttatatttctataatatatatgttatattaGATTTTCATAACCTTTTTTATGGGTTTGAGTACTTCACAGATACATAAACGATAAAGTATAAAAGAAATACGAATATGTGAAGCAAATAAAAGTATCAGTGTGTTTTAGGTTCTCACCATTGATGATGGTGTGGTTGAAGGTACAGTTGACAACCACAGCAGTGTAGACATGATCATAGCCCCAAATGTCGGGGATTATCTTGTAGCCCATTGTAATGATGGGTTTtggagaagagaaagggatccaCTCACACTCGTAGGTGGGTTTTCCATAGACATGGAGAGGCTTAGAAGAAAGACCAACGATGGCGAAGGTATTGGTTCCTCCTCGGTATGCTCCCATGGTAATGAAGTTGTAGGCCGCAGAGCCGTAAGGGATGAAGGCACGCTTGATGGTGCCATTGGGAAGGAGTTGGGTTGAAGAGGGTGTAGAAAGTGGTGTATTGGATGAGGAAGATGGTGAGAGTGTAGAATGTGATGTAAAGGGTGGTGGGGGTTGTTGGGATACACTTGAGATGCACAAGTGGAGATTAGAGGGTGAGATATTGGTGAAACGTAAAGGGATGAACTGAAGGAGAGTTGCAACACTGCAAAGGAGGAGTAGAGTTGCGAGAAGAAGCTTCAATTCTGTAGCGTTATGTACATGCTTTCTCTCAAACTTGCTCTCTCTTTTCATGAGAGGGGGAAGATGGGGTTCTGGATCAGGGAAAGTTTTGTTctgttttgtgttgtgttgtttcttttttgtataCATTGTTGGTTCTTTTGGATGTAGGGGGTGTGTCTTGTCTTATTATCAAACTCTTGCTTGCAAGGTTTAGGACCAGAGTTGGGAAGTTCGGATTGAGAGAGAATctgatttctttttatctttttctggagATTGAGAAACttttttgttatcattaaaTACTGAGAATCTGATTTGGTTTAGGAaagaatatgattaattttaattaggatttcaaagaattttaaagaagttattttagtaaaaaatttgtAGTATTAAATCAAAACTTTTAAATGATAGAAATAAATCTTATAgtattcaatcaaaattatatgatttttaaggaGTGTAATAAAATTtggtaatatttaattattaaaaattttcattaataaaaagttTCTAATattcaaaagtatataaatttgtatcattatttaggatgaattttgatgagtttcacttgatttttttttaataggatGTATTAATATCACACTCAACAAATAATCTCACTTAAATCCTTGAGATTTTCctaaattctttatttatttattttttttgccaatttctcttatttcttcatTGAAGACGATGTAGACATTTATGTGTAACACTTTATAGCTTTTGCACAAAGAACATTATTCtaatgattttgaattaaatcAATAGACAAAATCTTAatcttaaattaaaacacaattttGAACCTATTATTTAAATCCAAGAACAAGAATGAGAATATATTAATGCATGAGGACTAATATTGTAGGACATAAAATTAGAATCAATtagtgattaaaaaattaacaaatattataattacatgGAAGGAAAGAGGAACATACTTTAACTTTTGTAAAATTCCAATGCATGAAATTGGATGGATGGGGTCGTGTGACATTGAGGAAAAGATGCAATCACAAGCCACAAAAGTAATGCATCAGAGGAAGATTAGAGACTTTATGTTTGATCAtgctttattataattttaaatgcaaATCATATAGCAGCAAAAGTTATTATGTACTGATAGTGGCCCCAACTTGCTTGAGTCttctttattaataaaaatttctctctcaccttttcaagaaaaaattgaaacaattatattgattttacctttttatctaaatcttatcatttctttattattttttaattgactcacaattttgaattttttaaaaaatttaacgagttattttttaaaattttataaatctataaaattCTTGCAAATCTTATAAATTCTTATGATACGaatctattaaaaatataaattaaattacaaaattttaattataaatttcattttaaaaaatctaataagtCATATGATTTAGGTAGTCTATTAAAATCCACAAGACAAGACTTTCTTTTATGTAAAAAGTGTTTAAAATCCTAATCCAATACACCCTAAGTatgcataaaagaaaataaaagataatatcaAGGATTGATTgggatatatattttaatttagactGCTAACCTATTGGTTATTTCCTTTGCatgggttttattttttttgtccccCCATGTTTTATTCCTTgtattcaatttcaataaaggataaaatatatttttagtctctcaacTAAATGTTGATTGGTTTTGGTCctcaaactatttttttgtttgactttTGATCCATGCAGTCAAGTTGCTCTGTTAAATGATGACCTGACAAAtgaattttgacattttttttctagcAGTCAAGAAACAACCATAAATTCCTTGTTGAATACGCTTAAAATTGTTGAACCATTTTCTGGTGGTTAATAGCCCTAATAATTTTCTTCCTTAATATTTACTATATTTATATCCCAAATCTTccataaaaagattaaaatcctCCAACGCAAAAAAGCATGTCATCATCACTTTACTTGTAATTCCTTGTGAGCAAGTAATTTGCTAAGCATTTCAACCCACCCAATAAACCTCATGTTACTATAATGCAAGGAATGCTACAAATTACACAATCTTAAGCGATGGACTGCCaaaaagtagatgcatcttATGGTATAGGGAgtatcaattaattcctttaagttaTCCTCAACTCTACAGTCTCATACTTGTACAACCTCTGGATCCCTTTCTTTCAGGTGTGATTCATTGGGGTGTTACACAAGTCACTAACAACAATGTCAATTTCTTGTTGTGCTTCATAAATAATGGACAAGTAAGCATTGTctaattgtagaaaaaaaacaaaagtattgAATTATTGTATCCATAGAGACTATGTGCAACACAAAGGAAATCAACAAACAATTTTATACACATTCACTACAGCGAGTTGTCAATTCAATGTGGCAACTCGCTATGGCAAATGGGCtaagtttcaatttttagaaaacaaagttTCGTTGTAGCAAGTCGTTAATTCGCTATGGAGAAACTAAactattttttgtcaaaattttggTGTGAAAATGAAATAAGACAGAAAAAAGTGTTGCTGAGATGAAATTCATAGAATTCTTCATATGAAACTCATTTCTAATCAATCCCCTAGTTCAATACAACCAAGATCCAAAGTACAATGACTAGTCCTAATCCCTTAGTGATTAATCCTTGAGTTCCAAGCCAAATCCCTAATTCCTTAGGTGATTTAGACCTAGAAACTCATAGCTAGCTTAGTGAATATCTATGAATGCAAGTATGATTCATTCCTGACATCAAAGTTTTGcacaatttcaattcaaatctaggaTTTCAACTTGTTTCCACACAATTCAAATTCCTAAAAGTTGCATTGATTACTAAGCACATAACTGAAATGGATCATATTAACTACGAGAATTGATCAGAAAAACATAGATTACATACTTGAATTCTATTTTCATCACTCAACAATTGTGAAATTTATGGATCCAAATAGAACCTCAAAAGAACAACTATGgaggaaaagagaaagagataagggagaaaagagagagTAGTGAGAGAATTCAAGATTTTACTTCTAAGAGTTCAAAAATGAACCAAGAGTATTTACAAAGGATGTTATAAGTGTAACGCTCCTTTTTGTAACTTTATTTCCCGAGTAATAAAATAACGAATTTACTTAATTTGTAGAAATAGTATTTAGAGATTGGTTTCAAATACTACAATTTAGCATAatccttatttttaaaaacatgttaTGATAAGGAGAACGTAGTTCAAAATAAAAGTTGAaactatatatacaaaaattatctttctttcctttctcatTTTGTTGTACTCATAAAAAATCATCCTAAAAAACATAACATGCATTTAATTAACTGCAGTAATAAAAATGCACATGTCACTTTTTGAATAAACATCACAATAACATAAATACTGGTAAAGGTACGGTGTCTCGAAATATCGTAAAGTTACCACCTACAGACTAAGGATATAAAGTACAAGTATATCAAAAGGTGGAATAGATAACCACAATACAAATACCATATCTAAGCTACGCTCCCTTGATGTACATCAAGAAAGCCAAAACCTAGATAGAGTAGTTAACTATCCCTAGACTATCCCGGCTACAAAAGTAAACACCACTACTAATCCTATCCCAAGAAGTCCCATAAAAAGACCCCTAGGAGGATTCCATACGAGTGTCCTCCTCAAGATCCTCTTCGGGATCCTCCTCAGGCTCCAACTCCAACTCCATAGCGTCCTCCATGTCATCATCAATCACAGGTGGGGATTGTGCAACCAAAGGAATCAGACTCAAAGTGGATGATGCCTCCCTAGGGACAACAACATTGAAAGGCATCACCTCAACATCAGTATTAGGATGAACAAAATCCTAAGAGAACACATTTGCAATGAGATCACTCTAAGTGAAAACAACCGTGAAAAGAACACGTGTTATGACTAGAAACTACATTCCTACCCCACAAAAcctaataaacaattaaaaatctcAAAAATTACAATGGAAAGGGTCCAAGGTTAGACCAATGATATTTCCATATAAAAGAACAATAATACCTTCAGGTGAAGGGATTAACATAACCGCAACAATAGCTCCAATAGCTCAAGTTGAACCACTTTCAAAAGTGGTGCGTCAaagctttacaacaagagaaatTGGGAACAACCTTCACAACGAATGTGGGAGCAGCAACACAAGGGGGTCACATTGCATAAGAGGGGGTTCACCGATGCAAAGGTTAGGCTAAAGAAACGGAGGGAGCAACCATAGGAGAAAGGTGGTCGCGCAAGGGTTCAAGAGAGTTCCAATTTAGGTCTTTTTTGAACTGCAagtgttttccttcttttttatttttt contains:
- the LOC100795928 gene encoding galactan beta-1,4-galactosyltransferase GALS3, with amino-acid sequence MYTKKKQHNTKQNKTFPDPEPHLPPLMKRESKFERKHVHNATELKLLLATLLLLCSVATLLQFIPLRFTNISPSNLHLCISSVSQQPPPPFTSHSTLSPSSSSNTPLSTPSSTQLLPNGTIKRAFIPYGSAAYNFITMGAYRGGTNTFAIVGLSSKPLHVYGKPTYECEWIPFSSPKPIITMGYKIIPDIWGYDHVYTAVVVNCTFNHTIINGDNNGGKLVLYASTSGAGDTNFNLTDRIEVLQEAPNTLDVSLFVSEPKYDYFYCGSPLYGDLSPQRVREWITYHVWLFGPRSHFVIYDAGGVHEEVLEVLKPWMELGFVTLQDIRDQERFDGYLHNQFMVVNDCLHRYKFMAKWMFFFDVDEYIYVPPNNTIKTVVDSLSKYDQFIFNMMPMNNKICLYEDYGKTCRKWGFEKLVYRDSTTNIRRNKKYAVQPRSLYATGVHFSQHLAGKTYKTEDRMKYFHYHGIIAKRRESCKIFATSTQVTQAKITYVIDTTMRDIARVIKKFEFKMIGSRLEKTRQ